GGTTTGATGTCGGTTATTGAGAATTGACTAGTAAGTGTACATTATGGTGGTGTATCttatctcctccctcccccaataCCCCCTTTTGTTTTCTGCACTCCAAATCCCcttaaatctaaaaaaaaaaaagaatgacattttttatatttcaacattttgcaagtgTTTACATTATCTGTACCAGATATATTTACATAAACTTAACAAACTTAATCGAGTTTCAGCGTGAAAAATTGCACTTAGCTACCACAGCAAATAGCATGAGTAGCAGGGGCAGAGTCCCAAGGGCCACAGCAAAGCCTCAGGCCTTTCGCTGGCTGCTTGTGGACCTTGGGCTGCCAGTTAGTCGGCAATTTCCAGCTGAGCTCTGCAGTACTAACCCTGAGGATATAGTGTACTTTGATGCAGAATTATTTTTGACAGCGTTCTTAGTTAATTAGATTTCCAGAACTGGAAAgcttgtgggggggggcaaaactggCTTACCTTTCTTAATGATCAATGTTTTGAATGGAGCACTCGTTACTCTCACTGTACTGGAACGATGTATATGGGGTGCAGTGAATGCTGCCTGGAGTCTTTTCCTGTGATAGATCCCAAATGTAGATATCCAAAAGAGAAAAAGGCAGCAGGCAGTCAAATAATGTGTAGTTGAAATCCAAATCaagtaactttttttttcaaTGAGACATTCGATTGACTGCCTGCTGCCTTTTTCCCTTTTGGATACCTTTCTTAATGCACAGTACTTAAGGTTAATGGTAACAGCTTTAAATTAGactaacagatttttttttttttttttataataatgaGAATACATTTTCTAATGTCTTTACCACCAACCCTGTATTTTTTCAGCTGGTCTTTTCTCTTAATTTATTCAAATtaacaatattatatattatagtttCTCAGTGTGTGCTTGTTCCCTTTTACGATTTACTGTGCTTTAAATGTCTGTACCGTGCCCCATGGGCTCCCGCAAATCTCGCCTCTATCCATGGGAGAGTGCCCTTCATGCTAAATAAACAATGCAATCTTCGACACTGGGCATTCTGCCAATGTAGGTATCAGCACTGAAATACACAGGCATGTGTGCCAACTAACAGATGGGGCAAATGTTCGAGCCTCAGGCTGGTAACAGCTGTATCATGTGCGTACTATACACAGCACCGACTTCTGACCTATTAATCTCTGTACAAATACAAAATGATCCTCCTGTCTTTTAAGGCTCTGCAACTCTGACCGCTCATTGCACCCCTACTCGCCTCCTACACTCTACCCAAGGATGTCTCATTCCACCTTTTACAGGTACAGCTCTCTCCCATCTtaaatccttccccccccccctaatctcTCCGTGCCTTTGGAacgctcttccactcaatattcaaGCACCGTCACTTTTCACATTCAAAGACCAGCTGCAATGTCACCTCTGAAAAGAAGCATCTCAAATCATCTGCGCCTCTCTTACCGACTCCAGATGTACCGGACCTTCCTTACTCTCACTTTTAATAATGCACTTTACTCTGTGTCAGCAGGTTTCCCCAATatacaacttagattgtaagctcttcggggcagggtctcTCTTTGCCTTATGTTACCATTTACTTGCTGCTCCTATCCACAGCATTTATACTTTATTTTAATAAGCACAGCGTACACGGTTAGTGCTATATTAAATTATAGCCAGTACAGATGCGTTAGATGCaattaaaagaaaaatacattATCATTTGTGCATCTGCTCTTTAagaaaaacagaaatacaaatgGTGTAATTAAAGCATGTTTCTGAGTGTGTATAATTTTTATTCCATTCTGCCTGGCTGTTTTACAATCTGTAAATAACAAAACACTAATAACCAATATCAGAAATAGCGCACGCTGCTCCCCATGATGTGTAATTAACTAGAGCTGCTGTCCAGCGCTGAGCTGCCGTGTGCTCTACAGGTATCTCTCCAACTTATTACATGGACCAGCAAAAGTATTCCTGGGCATGACAGGATAACAAATTGCAGGAAATGAGAAAGGGACACACACGGGCTGGATAATGATAACTCTGTGTAGTGGCGTGATCATTGCTCATGTAACTTCATTATCACAGGCATCTAATTTGCTCATCTAGATGAGCTACAATGTACAGATCCGTGTAGGAAGTCGTAGTCCAAGCATCACGTTTCGAGCAGGACTGACAGATGGTTCAATGCTGCCGCAGTAATAGGCAAAAGGAGATGGCgtgggaggaagagagaaggtACAGTAGATGTAAACAGAATGCATTATCCCTCTGCACAGTTACTGTGTGTATGAGAGGACAGAAAAATACCCAGGTCTATCAAATTCAACCTGTGAGGATGAGCAGCTTGAAGTATTTTGTTTTGCAATGTATTGCAGGGCCCTGCGGAAGCACGAGGTGAAATATGCATTCATTTCAACAAATATACAAACTATAGGCGACTTAAGTAGGAGGGGCCTAATTACCGTAATATTAAGCAGAtactgtgaaaaataaaataatatactgtacattttctgcAACTTTATAATGGCTCCTATGATATTCATGAACACTTACATTTCAGCGGTTTCCCATCTGAGTGAGCACTTGGAGCAAGAGAGTGGTCTTTAGATCTTTTAAAGCACGATACCactaataaaatacaattctaaGTGTCCCGTTTCTGCAGTCCCGTCTAAGTGACGGGGTTACACTACTGCTCATTATCGACTGCAGTTATCtagagcagaggtgcgcaaactttttcctctgcgccccctcgtctgctctccctcccccccccccctcctcaccttgtctccAGCGTTCTGACATCAATTGATGttgcgtcgccagaagccgccggatacaaggtaagggaacttcgAGGCCTTGTGCGCGATCCCCAGCATTTAAATACTTTGGGGGAAGAgcctggggcctctgtaagcgctgccccccctccaccgaaaatcttgcacccccagaTCTAGAGGAcaactttttttttgtaaacttcataaaaaaatttaaaaaaaaaattaaaaaaaaaagaacttgcTGGAGCTTTGTGCCGGTCATGGATAAATGTGCATAAAATCTCACACTCAAACATTTCTCATAACAGGTTATAGTGTTCCTACAAACATCATTTCCATAACCTCACAGCCCATAGTGACCTCTTGGAAGTGCGGGAACATGCGCGGTTATACCTGTCCTTCACACTAACACATCAAAATGTTTTTTAAAcactaaacaaaaaaaacacttcaAACCTATGcacgttttatttttaaataatacacATTATTCTGATGTCTTCTCCATTGCTTCTTTTTCACTCCCAGCTTGTGTCTTGTCTCCTTGAAACCCGTGATGAATACAATCTAAAGTTGTTATGATAGATACACCCTCCTAACATCCATTGAAATTCAGTGGTGGAGAGTTGGGCAGTTGAGGCAAAGACGAAGTCCCTGCATTGGTTTGATTGTAAGAGAAGAGCAGTGTGTCCCCCAGGCGTGTCCTTTAGCTCAATGATACATGGACAAAGTAGAGTTTGAGAATGGGAAAGACAGCAGACAGAAGCCAGCACAGAGGAGTTCCTGTATGCCCCTGGATTATGTTCTGATGAGAGAGCGTGAATGTGCACTTTTACAGCCTCATTCACTAATCAGCACTGATGTGTCACTACATGCCTGTGGCATGAAGTTTTGCCCTTTTAACCACACGTGATTGATATTTTGCTGGCAATCAGTGCATCTCCTTTAGGTCTGGATGGTTCTAATTTTGGGGTTTGGAAACTAAACTGTATGTCATGGCTTTGTTTGTAGCAAAGACTCAAAAGGCGCTCATAGGGTTAATTCTGCTCCTGTCCCTCCGATTCTTATCTTACACAGCATCTGGTGACCGGTCAGACTGGTCTCCTTTCCCCTTTATGGCGCTGTACAGCCCTTCTCCAGTGAGATTCCGCCTCCGGTTTTGCCTCTGCTTCTCAGCCGCTGATTTCGTCCTCATATGCGATGGCGATTCCTCTGCGCCCCTCCACTGCTTTCACCACTGGGGTCTGACCCAAAGCCCTGTCCAATCCCTGCCAACTACGAGCAGCCAGGAAGGATGCTGGAAAAAGATAGAGAACTGAAGGCAACCTACAggtaacccccttccccccctcataTAACTGCTAGAAAACATCACTGTGCTGCTTGATTTTCAAAAGCTTTTGAAGCTAATTTCAAGGAGGGTGGGAAGATCAAAGATATTGACCGGTCCACACTAAAGGCACGGACCCTTATTTTAAAACCTATATGGAGGAAACATGTTGCTTGGGGCACCTTTAGAAATTCAGGTGACATTGATCATTAAATGTAAATAAAAGATGTTTGATTTTAAGATAATGCCAACATGCGACAGTGAATTCCAGTATTCTTACACTGAGGTTTCCAGGAACATCCCACTTTGAGTGTTGATAATACATCCACTAAGAAAGGATAGGCTTTTGGCTCTTACCTGCAGGTCCCAGCTCAGCCAGAGCAGTGGCATTGTTCCTTTGTGCCAGGGATGTGCACGATTCCTGGCCTGGGGTCTCTTCCGCAGAGAGTCGAGCTGAGCGTAGTCCCCCCGTGATCAAAGAGACATCTGTACGATCTGCGTCCAAGGGGTCAATCTCCGGGAACTCTAAATGGGCAAAGCCACCTGCAACAGTATTTACTCCAGGGTTAACTCTTTCTGCAATACTGCCACTGTTATTCTGCAGCCAGCTCACTTCCACAAGCAGCCAACAGAGAAAGTGTCCTTACACACTGGATCCCCCAATACAGCTTCAGTAAGGTCgcgattatagtgccggcgatggagCACGCAACGCCAAAACTAATACCTTCAGTCCAACGAATCTGCGCATTGTGCGCGCGCGGAGGCGCGACGGAGAGGCTGAATCTTGGGAGACAAATCAATTTGTTTTTTGAGCGCGACAGCCGCGTCACAGCCCCGTCACGTTAGCGGTTCAGCcgatgagggcaaaccgctcacgtgacgtcatggccacgcctcagcCACGCCTCCCGCCTGCagtgcactataatcgcggcctaagtcCCCCAGAAAGTGCGGTTACACAGACCTCCTGAAAAAGCCGGTGATTAAACACTAAATCAGAAGCATTTTTACGTTGCTCAAACAATATAGCTGGTGTTCTTACCAGCTTGTTAgtctacacactacacacacggcatACACCCCGTTCGCACACTGTGGCTTGTGCTTTAACACGCCCATACAGCAAGAACTACCATATAGCTACACAACAGCCACACATGCTCAAATAATGGCAAGAACTCCTCTACAACAGCCAACGGTTACATAATCTAACACACGAAGGACATACACAGCCTCGCCATCTCAGCCTGTGCTTACACGTTGCCACACATTAGTGAATCTTCCATGCAGCCTGTACTCCCCCACGTAGCCACCACCTTCCCATTAACACTTTGCTACTTCTGTTTCATCACCTGGAAGCAGGTCCCTGAAGTCTGTGATACAGTAACCGGTCCACTCCCGAGCCGGGTTACATGCCACCTCTATCTCGTCGGGAGTTACCACGGGCCGATAGAAACCACTGGAGTCAAGTAGAGAGTTCTCAGGACAGGCCACAAGCACAAAAACGTCCACTTCTGGGAAGTTAGCCAGTTTGGCTGGGTTCAGCTTTCCCATGGCCAGCATGTAACTCTTCTTGCCGGCTCTATGGATAATGTCCTTCAGGTGTTTCAGTGCAAACAGGTAATCGGCCACACCTAGCGTGCCCACCAGGATGCCGACCACGCGGGCATCCCGGGCCCGCTCTATCAGGTAGTACCGTTTCATCAGCGCGCGGTTCACATCCAGTCCTTCTTTCCTGCCTTCTCTCGTCTCTGGGTTGAAGCTGAAGAAGGAGCAGCGTGGCCAGGTCAACATGATGTTGCTAAGAGTTGGGCCCTCGCTCCCCACGAAGAAGATGCTGTAGTTCACCGGCCAGAGCTTCGGGTTGGGAGAGAAGTGGCGCCCAAACTTACAGACCCCACCTGGAGGACATGCCTCCCCGTGCCAGTCCAGTCTGGAGAAGACAACATGGGGGTAACCTGGGGCCAGCTGGGACTCCAATTCAACTGCAGAGAAAAGGAGGATATTGGAGCGAGTCCGCACATGGTATACGTTTGCATGATCGGTCAGGACAAAATGTGCTAGATAAGTATACAGCATGCCCAGGATAAATATACGTTTCTAATGTGTAACTCCAGGCAGAACATCTGCTGTTTTGGTATTTTACAGCACAATGCAATGTTCAGTAGACCAGCACCGTACCTAGAACATGATCATACACCACGTCGCTGAAGACCACCACATGGCTCTCGCAGTCAGGGTACAGGTGCAGGAAGGTGTCGGCGCAGAGATCAACAGGCACGGTTTTGTGTCCAAACACGTACGAGACAGGCAGGCGGGTGCAGGGGCTGAGACAGGCCCGGCCATAATGCACAAGGGCATCTGCTCCAACATGCTCTGCAGCAACCTCGTCCACACAGCAGCTGTGACAAGGGACAAGATGGAAGGTCAATGGCAAGAGAATCAATTCTGACGAGAGCAGTTTCACAGCTGAAAATCTGCATCTGGCATAACATGAGACTTTTGGGGGGAGTTTCCATTAGATAAACCTATTCTCTGGTAGCACATAGTGGTAGGCTAGTTGGTGTAAGTACATGTAATGATCAGCACTGTTACTAGGCCTACGTATTGCTCACCTTACTCACACTCGATGCAGTAATGAAATTGAGAAACTGAATACAGTACTCTGGTCTGTTTTTAAATGGGGCAGTTAAGTTTCAAGTAGTAGAAATGTAGGTTTCCGGTGTCACGATTCCTATCCCTTTCCGAAATGTTTCATGTTAGTCTGTTTACACCTTTATTTTGCTTGTTAGACATTTGTTCGGTTGTACTGATTAATATCAGGTGATAGGCTGTTTAGCAGTCTAAATTCAAGTAAGCATTGGGGAAAGCATTGCATTAATATAATGTACATAATATAAAGTGCGTATCTTAAGTGGGATCAAAGAGTTATGTAGGAGATTAAGGGGATTGATACTTGTATTCTTCATTCAACAATTGACATCAACTTGGCAACTCTACTGGAAGCCTTGTAACACGGTATTTCAACACTTTCAACTCTACTTAAGTAAGATAGACAAGTCTGTGTATCTACCTTTCTGATAATGATACTTACCTCAATTCTGTTCTTTGCTGTGGCCTCATGTAAATGTCACGcgctctctatccactacaaacgtcTCTCTCCTGACCCACAGCCAATGTAATCATACACcttggactactcaaaagccttgcactctCCTCTTGTCCCAACACAATCCAAACCTCTGGAATCCTCCAATCCTTTGGTATCCTACCTgacacattttcagtgaccatgcaataatgTACAGTGTAAGGAACATCAAACCACCCGACTCAAgacctaaagttctactcactagaCCATTTAGAAACtaacccacaaaaaaaaaaattctggctgaccttaccaactgctcttggtacagaatcaacttgaTACCTGGCCCCCGATTCTGCGCTTCTTAATTCTTAAAACTAAAATAACCGTGCTCCAcaacgcagaataagagtaccgGGAATGcaaaaaaaaggagagaaaacAGAGCACTACGCATGCGCAGGCAAACAGAGAGATGCGTATCCCATATCAATAAAAATAGGTTATTTaaccttgataaagcgccctgGCGTGAAACATGTTGGTGTGGGCTACTAGCCATTGTGTTATGATCCAATaaatgtttctattttttttattaatatgggaTACGCATCGCTCTGTTGCCTTCGCATGCGTAGTGTGTGTTTTCTCTCCGTTTTTTTGGCATGCAGTTTCTACTTTCTCAGCGGACTACACACAAAGTACCTTGCGGACACTGGATATTCACTGGGACCCTGCATCATTACGTGAGTTCTACGTTATATCCATATTGATTGAAACAAGGTTTTGGACCCCTTTATTGTACATACCAATTGTTCTGGACACAAGTTTGTGTTTTGAATCCTTACTGCGGTGCTCTGTGGGATATATCCAGTGATTTGTGTTTGAATCCTTACTGCAGTGTTCTGTGGGATCTATCCAGTGAGGTGTGCTGATGGGGTAACTTACCTGCTCACAAAATTTCATACCGGTTACTGAAAAAGTACTATGCATTTAATTGCCTGAAGTTGTATTAGATTCAACAGTCTGTCGCTCGTTCTCTGAGCATCGCACCGTTTTTTGAATAGTAAGAgtacagggggcccaccttccatgggttacgaCGGACcttattgcacttgactattttagggataccttgtggaaaatatacaaaataactggcactaccaaggatcttaactacagatgcctgcagaatgCATGCGCAAGGCAAACACGACTAGCAAAAGCCCAATACTATGCTCacaatatttattaaaatacatcaaatccagctaacttctcGAAGGTcagcaacaatatattccagccatcaacaaccatctaatatcaaaaaggatgatACTACGCTGACAAATCACACGGACTTTGCAAAAGTGTTTAATGAATACTTTATGGGGCGTGCCAATTCCCTATCAAAAATGCAACCCTAACTAAATTCATGTACCTCAACCTGCGAGAACCCCTATATCTCCCGCCCCTCCCAACAGTGcttacaattttcaatttggcccagtgtCTGAAGAGTACATTACACAGGCGCTCCTAACATTAAAACTAAACAGCTAAAGTGGACCTGACCTAGTGCAATCCAAGTTCCTACAACTCCATTCCCTAATCTTTGTCACATTGCTTGCCTCCCTAAttaactctattctgtctgcaggccatatcccataCACCTGGAAAATTACAGCTTGTCCCAGTCTTCAAAAGTGGTGACAAAAAAacattgtctcaaactacagacctctcttctcccaatactatccaaagtcatggagaaAAGTGTCAAcatccaattaagcgattactataccaagacaaatttccttagccaactctaatctggctttcgcccaaaccactccacagtaactaccctcttAAAAAGTTGCAACGAGATCCAGTGTGGAACGGAACTGGGATAActaactggtgcaatattcctagattttgtaaaggcttttgatactgctgatcatgttatcttgttaaataAGTTTCAGTGCTGTGAAATAAGGGAAcacgctttaaactggtttcactcctacctatctggtagatcccaatatgtgcctctcaggctctaactccaacctctTGGATGTCACCTGCGGGgttccacaaggctctgtcctggggaCGCCACTCATTTCAGTCTTCATTAAAGATATACCTACTGTATAGCTTGTAAAGCAGCTTCAAAGTACATTTatgtggatgacacaatcttatatgcacacagccctagtctctctgacagacacatacttcaatctgacttttcaagacttgaatactggatttcccaaagcaaactgtttaaacactgacaaaacaatGGTATTTTGGACTAAAGCTACATCTCtaaagctacagatcagaaccaccCGTCATCACTCTAGCCCCAGTCACTACTTGTAAATATATCCGGGAATATGGTTTGCCAATAACATAGTAACACTCAGCTCACCACAAATTACAATATAAAAAGGATACTTGGTGCATAGGGGAGGGTTATACAGATAAACACTAGAATATACCTTGGGTAATAGACCTTGGTGGGAAGACGGACATACCTACCAATCCATACAATACCTGTCTCTTCTCTGGGGGATTTTCATTTTCCTTATCTACACTGTATATATGATCACATCTTTCGTCGAGTTTTGAATACAAATTAAAgtgtattattttcatttttaatgaCATATGGAATGCTTCCGTTTGGCCTTTTCGctactatatatatactatataatatatatataatattagtgGTGGTTACATACTTGGATTTGTGTTGATAAACATATGTACTACATTATGGTTTGTTTTTTCCTGTTTAGGGACTTTGAGTGCAATTATTTAGGGCTGCAGTGGTCCCCTGTGGTCACTAGTCTAGTGTTTATCAATATGGCTTGCCATCCATTTAACTTTGGGTTGCATATTAATATTCTGagatccaaaacctatgccaaacatggtgtactttataggaacaaatcctctccAAGCCCAATGgccagaaagcgcatcgcacagcagatgctaatgcccaTTATAGACTatgatacagcaccccaaactcaacttagcaaactagacaccctctacaactcaatatgctgctttgtccaacaatgtaactacaacacacaccactgcaaaaTGCCCCAAGAACCTAGATTGGCTATTCCTCTCAAAACCAcctccagtttaaattctttcaagacCTCAGCTGTCTCGCatgttaatctggtctgtaactgttacatacgcccataacatatctctaactgtccatgaaatgtttgtAAATATAATGCAACCATTTGTTGTCATCGTGTGCCCAGGATGTACTGGAAAATGGAAGGTAAAACATTTTCGAAATAAACTGTAAAAACACAGGACTGCAATATTGTAAAACAGCATATTTGCAACCAGCCTCTTCTTGAAAGATTAGGTTTATACACTCAGAATATGTTCATATTGCCAAAAACACAGTACGGCATTTGTTTTTTTGCTTGGATTTCCCTCTGCCTCTCTTCCCCAGCTCTATATCTAGGTTTGTCAAGACATACATTTAGGTGTGGGTAAAAGCTTTAGTAGTTATAGAACAATGCCATAAAGTGTCATTTCCATGCTGCATGCAAATACCACATGGCTGAAATTAGGACATTAATTGTTGTAATATCTGGAAACGGATTATTTACCTGCCATACGAAGTGTCTCCCAGGACATAGGTTTTAGCCCCTGTGGCATCTTCCAGTTTTTTGGCTACGGTGACTGAATCCACCAAAAGTTCATCAGGAAACTGTAGAGCAACCTAAGAACAGACAGAGATGATCATGTCATACTAATCAAGGCACAGAACGCGGATCATGGCCTAGGCAGGACAATGTCTGGTTACCcaaggggagcagtgtgagagcactGCAATATGGCGACACACTGCTCAAACCATAGGACGCGAAAATAATAAAATGATTAGGTGCAAGGGAAATGGTACATATAGAAAAGCATTGGTAGTGATCGGAGACCACAGCAGCCCCTTTAATTTGCACGCTAAGTCAAAATTGAAGAGGAAAGTGTAGATATTGAGATACAAATATCCCCATAAATGGTTGAGCACCATCTAAGGTTCATTAAGTTTAATAATGAAAATCAAgtctattatatatacacacttaacTGCAAAATGAGTGCCAGCGTGGATCTGAATGCACAGACACTAAAAACTGGTGATAAAACTCATCTATCCATACAAACCTCGATAATTATGCAATATATATTTCATCCttgctgctttaatacacagTGTACAATTGGGTATACGGATTGATAAAGCACCAAGAAGATAAACTTCAGATACAAATTATTACCACATTCCAGTCTGGTTTAAAATGCActttgtaaatattactgtaccaGGGTATGATTCCTCCTGGAAATAAACTTTCAGGAAGGCTATAAAAGCCACTGCCACAGATCCAAAATATAGGTGTGTAAAAGTTATTGTTTAATTTCCTCCTCCTTAGTAGCCCAAACATCTTTGAACCAATTTTGTACCATATACTAGAAGGGGTCCTGACTTATTCTAATGTTTGTCACATACCCTTCTGGAACCCTGCTTCTGGATAAAATCAACGGTCTTCTCAATCTCATAGATCTCATCAAATACTTTCTCTGGGATCTTGCTGATGGCCATGTCTGGAGCAGCAAGATTCCGATGGATCACCTCCTCTCCATCGCTACTGAATAAAGCAGCTGCCATTGCCAGTCTGTTAGTCACCTGTCTAAAGAAAATAAATCAACAGGAATGTCCTCCTTTTCATGACATGTTCAAACATTAATGAAATCATCCATTAGCAATGAAAATAGCCAGTCCAGACTGATTATTACACATACAATGTAGAAATCTGCCATGCGCTCCAGGTTAGATGGAATGAAACAGGATCTGTGTGATCAGTGTGAATCAGAAGGGGGGAGAGTACATGGGGAGCATAATCAAATAGGCGACATccaaggggaggaggtggggtagaGAAAAGGGGGCAGTATAAGTCCTCTATATCTTCCGTTAAAACCCTCTAGTATCCTCCTCCCTCACAAAGAAACAGTGCAATGATGCAGAAAGCATGAAAGTACTCACAGGTTCAGGCAGTGGGGAAAGCACCTCT
Above is a genomic segment from Ascaphus truei isolate aAscTru1 chromosome 10, aAscTru1.hap1, whole genome shotgun sequence containing:
- the DPH2 gene encoding 2-(3-amino-3-carboxypropyl)histidine synthase subunit 2; this translates as MAAALFSSDGEEVIHRNLAAPDMAISKIPEKVFDEIYEIEKTVDFIQKQGSRRVALQFPDELLVDSVTVAKKLEDATGAKTYVLGDTSYGSCCVDEVAAEHVGADALVHYGRACLSPCTRLPVSYVFGHKTVPVDLCADTFLHLYPDCESHVVVFSDVVYDHVLVELESQLAPGYPHVVFSRLDWHGEACPPGGVCKFGRHFSPNPKLWPVNYSIFFVGSEGPTLSNIMLTWPRCSFFSFNPETREGRKEGLDVNRALMKRYYLIERARDARVVGILVGTLGVADYLFALKHLKDIIHRAGKKSYMLAMGKLNPAKLANFPEVDVFVLVACPENSLLDSSGFYRPVVTPDEIEVACNPAREWTGYCITDFRDLLPGGFAHLEFPEIDPLDADRTDVSLITGGLRSARLSAEETPGQESCTSLAQRNNATALAELGPAASFLAARSWQGLDRALGQTPVVKAVEGRRGIAIAYEDEISG